From a region of the Calypte anna isolate BGI_N300 chromosome 4, bCalAnn1_v1.p, whole genome shotgun sequence genome:
- the MCTS1 gene encoding malignant T-cell-amplified sequence 1: MFKKFDEKENVSNCIQLKTSVIKGIKNQLIDQFPVIEPWLNQIMPKKDPVKIVRCHEHIEILTVNGELLFFRQREGIFYPTLRLLHKYPFILPHQQVDKGAIKFVLSGANIMCPGLTSPGAKLYPAAVDTVVAIMAEGKQHALCVGVMKMSAEDIEKVNKGIGIENIHYLNDGLWHMKTYK, encoded by the exons ATGTTCAAGAA ATTTGATGAAAAGGAGAATGTATCAAACTGCATTCAGCTGAAGACTTCAGTTATTAAAGGTATTAAGAATCAACTGATAGACCAGTTCCCTGTTATTGAACCATGGCTAAACCAAATCATGCCAAAGAAAGATCCAGTCAAAATAGTAAGATg CCATGAACATATAGAAATCCTCACTGTGAATGGGGAGTTGCTGTTCTTCAGACAAAGAGAAGGGATTTTTTACCCAACACTAAGGTTGCTTCATAAAT ACCCCTTTATTCTACCACACCAGCAGGTTGATAAAGGAGCCATTAAATTTGTACTAAGTGGAGCTAATATAATGTGCCCTGGCCTGACGTCTCCTGGAGCAAAACTGTACCCTGCTGCTGTTGATACTGTTGTT GCAATAATGGCAGAGGGCAAGCAGCACGCGTTGTGTGTGGGAGTAATGAAGATGTCAGCTGAGGACAT TGAGAAGGTCAACAAAGGGATTGGTATTGAAAATATCCACTATTTAAATGATGGCCTTTGGCATATGAAGACATACAAGTGA
- the C1GALT1C1 gene encoding C1GALT1-specific chaperone 1, which produces MISEGSSFIKGVVLGGAFCMLVTLLGHIRVGHGTKSHHHEHHHIQAPKKEDVLNFSEAERLELSRSIRVYCIILVKPKDLGHWAAVKETWSKHCDKAEFYSSEKVKVFDSVALNTNDMWVMMRKAYKITYEQYKDEFNWFFLAYPTTFAIIENLKYFLLQKDPSQPFYLGHTVKSGDLEYVVGEGGIVLSIESLRRLSRVFEDTDKCPEQGGMIWKLAEDKQLAICLKYTGAFAENAEDSEGKDVFNTKSVNALIKEAMSTHPQEVVDGCCSDMAITFSGLAPNHMHVMMFGVYRLRPYGHSYNDALVFLPPEGSDND; this is translated from the coding sequence ATGATTTCTGAAGGCAGCTCTTTCATCAAGGGTGTGGTGCTCGGAGGAGCGTTCTGCATGTTGGTGACACTACTGGGACACATTAGGGTGGGCCACGGGACTAAGTCACATCACCACGAGCACCATCACATCCAGGCTCCCAAGAAAGAAGATGTCTTAAACTTTTCAGAAGCTGAACGCTTGGAACTGAGCAGAAGTATCCGGGTTTATTGTATCATCCTCGTGAAACCCAAAGACCTGGGGCACTGGGCTGCAGTGAAAGAGACGTGGAGCAAACACTGTGACAAGGCAGAATTTTACAGCTCTGAAAAAGTCAAAGTGTTTGATTCTGTAGCCCTCAACACAAACGATATGTGGGTGATGATGAGAAAAGCTTACAAGATAACTTATGAACAGTATAAAGATGAATTCAACTGGTTCTTCCTGGCGTATCCAACAACGTTTGCCATCATTGAAAATCTCAAGTATTTCTTACTGCAAAAAGACCCCTCTCAGCCTTTTTATTTAGGCCACACTGTGAAATCTGGTGACCTTGAGTATGTAGTTGGTGAGGGAGGAATTGTCCTGAGCATTGAATCACTCAGACGACTCTCCCGTGTTTTTGAAGACACCGACAAGTGCCCGGAGCAGGGAGGAATGATTTGGAAACTTGCAGAGGACAAGCAGCTGGCAATCTGCCTGAAGTACACGGGAGCATTTGCTGAAAACGCTGAAgattcagaaggaaaagatgTCTTTAATACTAAATCAGTCAATGCTCTCATCAAAGAAGCCATGTCCACTCACCCTCAGGAGGTGGTGGATGGCTGCTGCTCGGACATGGCCATCACCTTCAGCGGGCTGGCCCCCAACCACATGCACGTCATGATGTTTGGTGTTTACAGGCTGAGGCCCTACGGCCACTCCTACAACGATGCTCTCGTCTTCCTGCCCCCTGAAGGCTCTGACAACGACTGA